One genomic window of Oligoflexus sp. includes the following:
- a CDS encoding DMT family protein, whose translation MLKTIGLLILSNIFMTFAWYGHLKTMNSKPLYIAILVSWGIAFFEYCLQVPANRTGYQFFSLAQLKIIQEVITLVVFVVFSIFYMKEKPQLNLLWAGLCLIGAVYFIFREGSGASH comes from the coding sequence ATGCTGAAGACTATAGGCCTTTTAATTCTCTCGAATATCTTCATGACCTTCGCCTGGTACGGCCATCTTAAGACGATGAACAGCAAACCCTTGTATATCGCCATACTCGTGAGCTGGGGCATCGCCTTCTTTGAATATTGTCTTCAGGTTCCAGCCAACCGAACCGGCTATCAATTCTTCAGTCTGGCTCAGCTGAAGATTATTCAGGAGGTGATCACGCTTGTGGTTTTTGTCGTTTTTTCGATTTTTTATATGAAGGAAAAACCTCAGCTGAATCTTCTCTGGGCCGGGCTCTGCCTCATCGGTGCGGTTTATTTCATATTCCGTGAAGGCAGCGGTGCGAGTCACTGA
- a CDS encoding outer membrane protein encodes MKTTLLSLVGLVALTSVPAFADVGQVKALVFTSQSELKIDGVEARGGNFTVGREFTGNQDKINSIGGGAAFEVRVANPLYVGVGVGYINYDGSDDEAGYSDLRANVYGTLDAWANENAAVFGKAGLSYHRLTLDNFNQGGIRVEGDATNLGNYDVGAGVRYKLNYATTLGLEYKYTDTFARSDVDLELKGAGLAYDGLKYKDVAIENQEGQISLGFVF; translated from the coding sequence ATGAAGACAACTCTGCTTTCTCTCGTTGGACTTGTGGCTTTGACTTCCGTTCCAGCATTTGCCGATGTGGGCCAGGTAAAGGCTCTGGTTTTCACTTCGCAATCGGAATTGAAAATTGATGGCGTGGAAGCACGCGGCGGCAACTTCACTGTTGGTCGTGAATTCACTGGAAATCAGGACAAAATCAATTCGATCGGTGGCGGCGCGGCTTTTGAAGTCCGCGTGGCGAACCCCCTTTACGTCGGTGTTGGCGTCGGCTACATCAATTATGATGGCAGCGATGACGAGGCCGGCTACTCCGATCTGAGAGCCAACGTCTACGGCACTCTTGATGCCTGGGCGAATGAAAACGCAGCCGTCTTCGGCAAGGCGGGCCTTTCCTATCACCGTTTGACCCTGGATAACTTTAACCAAGGTGGAATCCGTGTGGAAGGCGATGCGACCAACCTCGGTAACTACGATGTCGGCGCTGGCGTTCGTTACAAGCTGAACTACGCGACGACCTTGGGTCTGGAATACAAATATACTGATACATTCGCCCGCAGCGACGTGGATTTGGAGCTGAAAGGCGCTGGGCTGGCTTATGACGGCCTGAAATACAAAGACGTGGCGATTGAAAATCAGGAAGGCCAAATTTCTCTTGGCTTTGTTTTCTAA
- a CDS encoding DUF2225 domain-containing protein: MSQEAGISPFQTAQARCVICEKEANFSRLKATLYSETKRDIDLRPVTVLWSKKVAPRVDPKLFYFWQCPYCFFTADHHFFQHPFKDGNLSTTRFRKQYQKGLAAYTTSEDIHKLLLVDPAAPGQSVYLNGLKLNLLACFQWEQVDEVTKGESLQLAAYYLRLGWMLHDLRHALTKSPKVKEDAQALIGSLRKLWPHFAPSEAATLEKALTYYQQALTKSAAVNTILQEVNVRLIITRILMKLSRMGDAKKSIVECKARVKYYEGLIKKKREGDSNFSSSDVQDMESAYGKSLALLSQVELIYDKIEMTIIDRQCKAAQELLNQHAEDSYEDKIKILKKAGYSDKVVQKILPKEKKKGLLGMLKSG, translated from the coding sequence ATGAGCCAGGAAGCGGGGATAAGCCCCTTTCAAACCGCCCAGGCCCGTTGCGTTATCTGCGAAAAGGAAGCGAATTTCAGCCGGCTGAAGGCGACTCTCTATAGCGAGACGAAGCGCGACATAGATTTGCGTCCGGTCACGGTCCTTTGGTCCAAGAAAGTGGCCCCCCGCGTCGATCCGAAACTCTTTTATTTCTGGCAATGTCCCTACTGCTTTTTTACCGCCGACCATCATTTTTTTCAGCATCCTTTTAAAGATGGCAATCTCAGCACGACACGTTTTCGTAAGCAGTATCAAAAGGGTTTGGCTGCTTATACGACGTCCGAGGACATTCATAAGCTTTTGCTCGTCGATCCCGCGGCACCCGGGCAATCGGTCTATCTGAACGGACTGAAACTGAATCTGCTGGCCTGCTTCCAGTGGGAGCAAGTGGACGAGGTCACCAAGGGGGAAAGTCTGCAGCTGGCCGCCTATTATCTGCGCCTCGGCTGGATGCTGCATGATCTGCGGCATGCTCTGACCAAATCCCCCAAAGTCAAAGAGGACGCGCAGGCTCTGATCGGCTCCCTGCGAAAACTCTGGCCGCATTTTGCACCCAGCGAAGCAGCCACTCTGGAAAAGGCCCTCACCTATTATCAGCAGGCCCTGACGAAGTCAGCAGCAGTGAACACGATCCTGCAGGAGGTGAATGTTCGCCTGATCATCACCCGAATCCTAATGAAGCTGAGCCGCATGGGGGATGCGAAAAAATCCATAGTGGAATGCAAAGCGAGGGTCAAATACTACGAGGGATTGATTAAAAAGAAACGCGAGGGCGACAGCAACTTCTCGTCCAGCGATGTGCAGGATATGGAGAGCGCCTACGGAAAATCCCTCGCTCTGCTCAGCCAGGTGGAACTCATTTACGACAAGATAGAAATGACCATCATCGACCGGCAGTGCAAGGCTGCACAGGAACTTTTAAACCAGCATGCTGAAGACAGCTATGAAGATAAAATCAAAATCCTGAAAAAAGCGGGCTACAGCGATAAGGTCGTGCAGAAGATCCTGCCGAAGGAAAAAAAGAAGGGGCTCCTTGGGATGCTGAAGTCCGGCTGA
- the htpG gene encoding molecular chaperone HtpG: protein MAKETRAFQAEVKQILDLMVHSLYSHREIFLRELISNASDALDKLRFEELSHSEWKSSDEEKHIRLVPDKDKRTLTIIDNGIGMTHDEVLQNIGTIAHSGTKEFLKKAKEAKDKPELIGQFGVGFYSSFMVADRVTVHTSKAGTEEGTLWESTGDGSFTVDNVKRPEGHGTTITLHLKKFDDDDNSVEDFSDEWVLRRIVKKYSDFIAWPIKMKTTKEEDELDAEGKPIEGKTKTVEEDDVLNSRKAIWLRSPSEVKDDEYKEFYKHVSHDWSDPFERIHYRAEGSQEFTALMFIPGTVPFDYNYRDTKWGLSLYVNRVFIMDHCEDLVPAHLRFLRGVIDSSDLSLNVSREILQKDRQVQAIKKAVVSKVINHLSGMLKNERDRYETFWKNFGATLKEGITNDFSNKEKLEELSLFHSSQSDKLTTLAEYVGRMKKEQKEIYFITGDSLKTLQNSPYLERLKAKGFEVLYCIDPVDEWVMQSISKFKDHHLRSITKEGLDLDTEEEKKKTEEEVKAKEQEFKTLLDTIQGAVAEKVKEVKISTRLVDSPCCLVSGAYDPSARMARMMESMGQSMPTQKRIMEINPNHPVFGRMKDLPETTQKEWAEILYNQALLTEGSPIEDPMKFSRQIANLMTHM from the coding sequence ATGGCAAAAGAAACACGTGCGTTTCAAGCCGAAGTCAAACAAATCCTGGATCTTATGGTCCACTCGCTATACTCGCATCGGGAAATATTTTTGCGCGAGCTGATTTCGAATGCTTCGGACGCGCTGGATAAGCTTCGTTTCGAGGAACTTTCCCACTCCGAGTGGAAGAGTTCGGACGAGGAAAAGCATATCCGCCTGGTTCCCGACAAGGACAAACGCACGCTGACCATCATCGACAACGGGATCGGCATGACCCACGATGAGGTGCTGCAGAATATCGGAACCATCGCCCATTCGGGCACCAAGGAATTCTTGAAAAAAGCCAAGGAAGCCAAGGATAAACCTGAACTGATTGGTCAGTTCGGTGTGGGCTTCTATTCGTCCTTCATGGTCGCCGATCGCGTCACCGTGCATACCTCAAAAGCAGGGACTGAGGAAGGAACGCTGTGGGAAAGCACGGGTGATGGTTCCTTCACCGTGGACAATGTGAAGCGTCCCGAAGGTCACGGCACGACCATTACTCTTCATCTGAAAAAGTTTGATGACGATGATAATTCCGTCGAGGACTTCTCGGATGAATGGGTTCTGCGCCGCATCGTGAAAAAATATTCCGACTTCATTGCGTGGCCGATCAAGATGAAGACCACGAAGGAAGAGGACGAGCTGGACGCCGAAGGCAAGCCGATCGAAGGCAAGACCAAGACGGTGGAAGAGGACGATGTCCTGAACAGCCGCAAGGCCATCTGGCTCCGCTCGCCGAGTGAAGTGAAGGATGATGAGTACAAGGAATTCTATAAGCACGTCTCGCATGACTGGAGCGATCCGTTCGAGCGCATCCATTACCGTGCCGAAGGCAGCCAGGAATTTACGGCGCTGATGTTCATTCCCGGTACCGTGCCCTTTGATTACAACTACCGTGATACCAAGTGGGGCCTTTCCCTCTATGTGAACCGCGTGTTCATCATGGATCACTGTGAAGACCTGGTGCCTGCTCACCTGCGCTTTCTGCGCGGCGTGATTGATAGCTCGGATCTTTCGCTGAACGTGTCGCGCGAGATTCTGCAGAAGGACCGTCAGGTTCAGGCGATCAAGAAAGCTGTTGTGAGCAAGGTGATCAATCACCTTTCCGGCATGCTGAAGAATGAGCGTGATCGTTATGAGACCTTCTGGAAGAACTTCGGTGCGACGCTGAAGGAAGGCATCACCAATGACTTCTCGAACAAAGAGAAGCTGGAAGAATTGAGCCTTTTCCATAGCAGTCAGTCCGATAAGCTCACGACCCTGGCTGAGTATGTGGGCCGGATGAAGAAAGAGCAGAAGGAAATCTATTTCATTACGGGTGATTCGCTGAAAACCCTGCAGAACAGCCCTTACCTTGAGCGCCTGAAGGCTAAAGGTTTCGAGGTTCTTTACTGTATTGATCCGGTGGATGAGTGGGTCATGCAGTCCATTTCGAAGTTCAAGGATCATCACCTCCGTTCGATTACGAAAGAGGGTCTTGATCTTGATACCGAGGAAGAAAAAAAGAAAACCGAGGAAGAAGTCAAAGCCAAGGAGCAGGAGTTCAAAACTCTCCTGGACACTATCCAGGGCGCTGTCGCCGAAAAGGTCAAAGAAGTCAAAATCTCGACCCGACTCGTCGATTCTCCCTGCTGCCTCGTCTCCGGTGCTTACGATCCCTCAGCGCGCATGGCGCGTATGATGGAGTCGATGGGCCAGTCGATGCCGACGCAGAAACGCATCATGGAGATCAACCCGAACCATCCGGTGTTTGGTCGGATGAAGGATCTACCTGAGACGACTCAGAAAGAGTGGGCGGAGATCCTCTACAACCAGGCGCTGCTCACTGAAGGATCGCCGATCGAAGATCCGATGAAGTTTAGCCGGCAGATTGCCAACTTGATGACTCATATGTGA